The genomic window TGAGATACACAGATCAACTTCACCAGAggagctttttccaaacttctcAGTTCCATCTGAGGATCACTGCCATAGTGAGCTATTGTTAAGACATttggggcagagagaagagagagatgctGAACTGCACTAACAGGAAATGAGGGAGAGCCAAGGAGCTCTTATTTGAATAAAACAGATACCTTTTTACGTAGAAGTATAACCCGATCTGAAATTACAAAGTTGCTAAAAGTCACTACTACACAAAGCCTGTTATAAAACCTgacttccttttctatttttaataaagaagcaAAATCCCAAAATCAAGTATCATAGTGAAGTAAAACCAGATCTCACCTGTACATTCTTATAATCTACACGTTTTCCACACAAGATACATTTTTTCAGAGGCTCCTTGTAAGGATTTTCCATTGGAACAGgctagaataaagggaaaaaaaatctgataatatAGTTTGTGGTAATTTTGAATCAAAGACACTTAAATCTTAGGTTACTACATTTGAATCTCTCCAAGGGATGAGCTGTACCTCTCCTACTGTGAAAAAGGGTAACAACAGCTTGGcttgtaaaacaaaaattgagtaTTCCTGAAAAAGATTCACCATTTTAAAGGGTTCACTGTACTCATACATATTTTGTACAcgtattttgttttagtttggcTAAGGAGGGATTAAGTCATGGAGAAGAATTCTGAGATAAAAGACAATCTCTGGGAAAAAATAGGTTTATGGgaggaaaaaacattaaaatctttGATAAGTGATTCTTTCCTCGAATGCTTTGCCCAGATTGTAGGTGACTAAAAATCCTTACCTTAGATTTAAACTAAGAAAAACTTACAGCACAGCAGATATATACAATTCTTAAAATAGTACAATCCCTAAATCCATCCCCATATTTCTCTAGatgttttattactatttttatattataaaaagacAACACCCCCATGGCTTACTGTAATACTGTCAGGTTCTTTGACTACAATTTTATGGCTCCAGACCATTTTATAAGTTTGTGTCAgcctttttggtttttctgtgtTTGCTACTGCCTCTCAGGCTTCTGTCACAGGCCTCCCTCCTATAATCAGTATAGGTGTCTCCAGTCTAGAGATTCTTAATCTAGAAATGGCTTTGAAGTCCTTGAACCCCCTTGAAGTCCAGCCCCCTTGAATTGCCTTTGAAATCCTCAAACCCCTTGACTTTTGTagtatggaaaatttcaaataaatggaacagTGTGCCTTTTTCTGAGAGAACCTGTAGCTTTCATTAGAGTCTCAGTGGGACTCtagtaatttccttttctctcttggctATGATGTGAATTAGATAATCAAGATGGATGCTCAGAGTGCTAGAGgagtttttttcctccaacttctCAAATTTTCTTAATCCAGTTTACATTCAGCTCACATGTAATGTGTGACTGTTCCTTCTctacactgtgctaagtgctttgtatGGTCTGATTAGTGACAAGTTATCTTTGCATGTAGCAAGAAAACCTGTACTGCCCAAGTACTAATACTTGAAATCCATAAAAATACATCTATGGTTTAGAAGAAACTGCATTTAATGTCCtggtataaaattttaattttgatcccTCACTTACTAAGGCTACCCCGCCCTCTGCCCAAAGTGATGAATAGGACAAAGAtagaattaaatttgaaatggGAAAAGTGCCAAGGTACAGGTATACTGTACAATTCCTTTGTtggattttcttcaaataatgcTTCCACCAAAACTACCTTTTTTAATTCCCAAAGCacatatccagaaagaaaaatgtggtgTTACAGAAGCCACGCTCTGGCTAGGAATCTAGGAGTTCTCTTATTTCAAAGCTCTCTTAAGTGACTACTCATCAACAAATTACAATTTTCAAACTCAGACTAATGATTATCATCTTAATTGGTTTCGTCCCTCAGCTGAACTCTATTCAGATAGCTAAGACATAAGAATTTGGTCATATTTCCAAATGCcttattaaaaggaagaaaaaaaaagttcttaccAGGTCCTCATTGCTGGTTACCTGTTTATACTGTGAACAACTTCTCCAGAGAACTGCAATTAAACAGAAGCAGCAACAAACCAATTTTTTGTTAGCTGAGCAGCTAAAGAAAGATTTTGTTTCTATGGAGGCAAGATGAATTAAGGGACACGATATAGTGGGGGGcttgggataaattaggagtttgggattaacatatacacactcctatatataaaataaacaatatggtcctactgtatagcatagggaactatatttgatatcttataataacctataatgaaaaagaatctaaaaaaaaaggtatatatatacctgaatcactctgctgtacacctgaaactaaaccaacattgtaaatcaactatacttcaattaaaaaaggacactataaaagaaagtttttataCTTATTGTACTAAGAAGGttaaataaaggttaaaaacCTTTAGATTTGAGGCAGAGTAACAGGATAAATGTACTTTCTGTAGCTTTGGGGAAAGGCCATATATATCCCCACCCATACAACTTTTCACCTGCTcttcctgaaatttattttaccttctcTCCATGGATAGAGACAGACTTTAACGCAAACTGAAAGGCATTgtcaaaccaaaagaaaaatgaaaaaagactccCTACAGAGAGTAGGTATTGACAGAGAGGCACAAAGTAGATTAAAGTGCAGAAATGATATTCCAGGGTCCATGTCACAATTTCGCCCTGATCTGGGACGACTGGATGACTGAAGAACGCTCCTTCCTTACCAAGTATATCCGAAGATCTTAGGCAAGTCCTTGCCTCTTTTTGAGAATCACTCCATCAGTctcttcatacttttttttttaagtgtaccgGACGACATCTCATGCCCccgtcatttttaaaatactagtcACAGGCCATTACAGATTCCCACTTACCCTAAAGAAATGTAATTGCCTAGACCCTGGCGTCCTTTAGCTAACAGTGACGACTCCATCGACCTAATTAGGGTTAAGCCAACGGCTGCAACGCTACAAAGGCGCCTAGGATACGGAGACTTTACCTGCTTGGATCCTGGAATCTCTAATGCAGACAGCAGCCGTTACGAAGTGCGTCAACCTTTTCCTCCCTAGCCCACTACAAAGAGCTACCAAAGAGGCCATGGTTCcttgctcctcctcttcctttcctttttccaaatCGTCCTGATAAGTCCCTTCCGGTGTTCTTCCCCTGCTGGCCCGAGTACTCGGTTCAAAGGTTCCGCAGGCGAACGCGGCGAACGTCAGAAAAGAGCACGTGGGGTTTTCAATGCGCCTGCGCGGCACCTTCCCGCAAGCCGGGCCCAGGAGATTGGACGAGGAGAGAGCGGGTTCCCACGCTTGTGCTTGCGTTTCCGGCCCCAGAGCCCTGACAATTGGTTTGTAGTCTTTCCCAAAGGTGGATGGAGGGGCGAGCGGGGTTTCCACCTGTGGCTACCCGCTCCCTGTTGCTGCACTAACTCCTCCATTGGGCTCTGGCGGCTGGGTCACGGGGGACGAGGTTCGGGCAGGGCCCTCGGCCCCAGCCATGGATGAAGGTGGCTCCCGCATTCGCCGGCGGGTGTTCTTTCACAAAAGGAACCGTCCTAGCCTAGAGAGCGTTTTTGCCGCGCCCACCGCGGCGGAGCTCAAGTCTGgcgatgaggaggaggaggaagaggacgaGATAGGGGCTGGGAACCGGCGGCGGAAAACTGTGGACGTGCAGCCTGTCGAGGTACAGCCCCACCACCTCTCAGATTCCCCAGAGTTCCACGTTCCATTTCCCACCTTAGGGGTGATGATCCAAACCTAGATCTCCTACTGCGCATGCTCACTGAAAGAGCTATGGGAGACCAGCTACAGAAGGCGTGGATCTTGAAacgcaaaaaaaataaaaataaaaaaattaaaaattggcagTTCCCTTCCAATTGGCCAACTGTCCTTCATGTGCTTACCTCGCCTTTGTTATCGCTGTTAATCCTCACTTGGAGGTAAtcctgtgttcttaaccactatATTGCTACCTCCAAATTTGTGTCTATTCTGTTTAGCAGACCATCCCAAGTCACTTGCCCTTTCAATTCCAAATTTCTGCCAACAGAATCTCCTTGGAGTGTCCAGTGATACAAGCATGATTTTGTTACAGGCCAGTCTCTGCAGATTGGAGTTTGAGAAGGGGAAAGGGTAATGCAGTTATCAGAAACTTCTAGTGAGATGACATCCTTCTCAGTAGATGGCTACTGGTCTTGCTGCCATTTTCAGAATTTATCACTAGCTTGACGGTTAGGATCCCAGCATCACCATACACTAGGAGTACAGTTTATGCCAGTCACTTAACCCCTCTaggcctccattttctcatctgtaaaatgggggtgatggtGTTTATTTCACAGGGTGATTTACGTTTAGATGCCTGATTCATATGTGACCATATAGTTATATACCTGGTAGAGCCGTAGGCCACAACTTTTAATGAAGCTAGAATTGGgcataagtttttgtttgtttgttttgttttctttccagaaCATTGACAGCGAAGAGGACATGTTTGGTGACAATGATAGCTTTGCTGAAAACTCTCTTTTAGCTCAAATTGATGACCTGGAACAAAAATATATGCAACTTCCTGAACATAGGAAGCATGCTACAGACCATGCCACTGAAGATCCTTGTGCAGAAAGCATTAACCACAAAACGCTCAGCATAACTACTGTaggcaactttactgaattaaaacTGGATGAGCACACAAAGAACCAAAGTGGTCGTGAAGATGTCTCTCTTGAACCTGAAGCTGATCTTCTGTATGATGTACCTTCTTCAcaagttttattctttgaaaatttgcaCAAGTCTTCAAATGACTTTAGAGATCCATCTGCTAAAGAGAGGGATTGGAGCTCATCCTCTCACAAGACTGCAAATGAGGAATTGCCCACTAATAGCATAGATCAGGCCCAGCAAATTGATGAATCCTCTTCTAAAGTCAGAGCTAGTTCAGATGTGAATAGAAGAAAAAGTCTTAAAGATCATCTAAAAAGTACCATGACTGGAAATGCCAAGGCCCAAACACCAATATTTTCTAGGACTAAACAGCTCAAAGAGGCTCTCCTATCTGAAGAAATTAATGTTGCTAAGAAAACAATTGAGTCATCATCAGATGACCGTGGTCCTTTTTATTCCTTACCCAGCAAAGTGAGAGACCTTTATGTTCAGTTCAAGAGAATTGAAAAATTATATGGTAATGTTTTTTGCtgggatgaaaaaaaattaccatcatTACCATAATATTGGTGTAAATCAATAGAAAACAGATGCTTTTGTGGTCATGTTTCTCATCTTAAAACGAAACATCTGTCCTCTCTCAGCCTTCCATCCCTATCCTGCTACTGTTGAGCCTCTTTCCATCCCTCCATGGTCACACTCCTCCAACCTGTTATCCTTgctgcctccttttcctcacctcGGTTTCCCAGCCCACTCCGACTCTGTGTTCTGTACTCTCAATATATAATGACTGGGGGGAGGGTCTAAACCCAGTGATGCTTTTAGTTCTTAACTTTATTGACTTCTCAGTAGCTTACCGGACACAATTGACAGACACTTCTTGAAATATCCATTTCTTGGCTTCTTGACATTCTACTCCTGGTTTTTTCTGTGATTGTCTGGCTGCTCCTCAGTTTTCTTAGCTAATGCTTCCTTAGCTGCCTCTTACTTGGCTACCAAAACTTAGCTGTTGAAATTCCTTTGACTGTTCAGGTAtcttgagtgaaagaagtcagtatTTGTAATACCATTGATTAAAATGAAACATCTTTAAAGACAGCTGAAGTTAGGGTTTAAGTGGAAAGAAATAGTATTAATAATTTATCttgtaacattttcaaaaatccaAGGTCCTTGCATATATTTCAGATTGTGTCATTTTAGACAAAGAAGGGACGCTTGCTGCCATCCTGGAAGAGCAGCCTACCAACCAGTCACTTCACAATTACTTCTGAAACTCCTAAGTTAGTATCTTATGAACCACATGAAAACATGGGGTCTCATCTCAGGGAGAAGACAATCAGGTTGGAGATGTAGGACTGCAGGAAACAATATAAGACTTTACAAGAGTCTAACAAATTCTAAATTGTGAGGTTTGCGGTTTAAGAGCTAAAGGTGTGTATTGCCCTTGAAGTAGATGTTAactttcttccctctgcttttcttctagcaccttgttctttgttttaatcTGCATCTCCTGCCAGAATGAGTACCCTGTGGACAGGGCTCGCTCTAACTCATCTTTTTCTTATGTAactagcactgtgcctggtaaACTCTGGTAGGTTCTTAACTGCTGGAGGTTGCCAGCCTGATTATGAATTCTGGCCTTGTCACTTAAACACAAGTTTTGCACTTTTAGCCTTAGTTCCTGATCTATTAAAAaggggtaataataataatagttgttTTGCCAGTTATGTTCTGTGTCGAGGACATGCCAAGTTAGGTTTTGGTAATGACTGTTGGTAATTATATTGATCACTTCTAAGTAAGAGCTTcagtaaataactttttaaatctctttttactTGTAAATCTGGCTTAACGACATGACTGATTTAAAGCATAAACATGTGTGCCACTTTTCATTgagctaaagcagtgcttctcaaagtgcaGTTCCTGGactgcagcatcagcatcacctggaaatttGTGATGTGCATTTCAATGCACATTCTTAGGCTTCACCCCAGATCTCCTGAGT from Camelus ferus isolate YT-003-E chromosome 2, BCGSAC_Cfer_1.0, whole genome shotgun sequence includes these protein-coding regions:
- the HELQ gene encoding helicase POLQ-like isoform X5, which translates into the protein MDEGGSRIRRRVFFHKRNRPSLESVFAAPTAAELKSGDEEEEEEDEIGAGNRRRKTVDVQPVENIDSEEDMFGDNDSFAENSLLAQIDDLEQKYMQLPEHRKHATDHATEDPCAESINHKTLSITTVGNFTELKLDEHTKNQSGREDVSLEPEADLLYDVPSSQVLFFENLHKSSNDFRDPSAKERDWSSSSHKTANEELPTNSIDQAQQIDESSSKVRASSDVNRRKSLKDHLKSTMTGNAKAQTPIFSRTKQLKEALLSEEINVAKKTIESSSDDRGPFYSLPSKVRDLYVQFKRIEKLYEWQHTCLTLTSVQERKNLIYSLPTSGGKTLVAEILMLQELLCRRKDVLMILPYVAIVQEKVSGLSSFGIELGFFVEEYAGSKGKFPPIKRREKKSLYIATIEKGHSLVNSLIETGRISNLGLVVVDELHMIGEGSRGAILEMTLAKILYTSKTTQIIGMSATLNNVEDLQEFLQAEYYTSEFRPVELKEYLKINDAIYEVDSKAENGMTFSRLLNYKGISEAQREGKTRTD
- the MRPS18C gene encoding 28S ribosomal protein S18c, mitochondrial isoform X2; translated protein: MASLVALCSGLGRKRLTHFVTAAVCIRDSRIQAVLWRSCSQYKQVTSNEDLPVPMENPYKEPLKKCILCGKRVDYKNVQVFVGRNKKKSQKQLKELK
- the MRPS18C gene encoding 28S ribosomal protein S18c, mitochondrial isoform X1 codes for the protein MASLVALCSGLGRKRLTHFVTAAVCIRDSRIQAVLWRSCSQYKQVTSNEDLPVPMENPYKEPLKKCILCGKRVDYKNVQLLSQFISPFTGCIYGRHITGLCGKKQKEITKAIKRAQIMGFMPVTYKDPAYLKDPKICNIRYME